A genome region from Geodermatophilus bullaregiensis includes the following:
- a CDS encoding ANTAR domain-containing protein — translation MIDQAKGVLIERYELTPDQAFQRIV, via the coding sequence GTGATCGACCAGGCCAAGGGCGTGCTCATCGAGCGCTACGAGCTCACCCCCGACCAGGCCTTCCAGCGGATCGTCTAG
- a CDS encoding ANTAR domain-containing protein, producing MTVVEEFRAAVAEAAVELAGPELLPERLARACARVLPVDGAGISLFFAEDRRLPLGASDPVAATAERLQFTAGAGPCLSAHAEGRAQVADEATIRSRWPAFYDGLVTRTPIRGVISLPLEDELRGVGALDLYTVPPGGVTALSLADALEIGAEVTAVLRAHSRAARPHSDGPVWLDAPAAERRSVVWMAMGVLNAALDVSSTDALALLRAHAYAHGEDLDELARRVVEREIPLDTLAA from the coding sequence GTGACGGTCGTCGAGGAGTTCCGGGCGGCGGTCGCCGAGGCGGCGGTCGAGCTGGCCGGTCCGGAGCTGCTGCCCGAGCGGCTGGCGCGGGCGTGTGCCCGGGTGCTGCCGGTCGATGGCGCGGGCATCAGCCTGTTCTTCGCCGAGGACCGGCGGCTGCCGTTGGGTGCCAGTGATCCTGTGGCGGCCACCGCGGAGCGGCTGCAGTTCACCGCGGGTGCGGGGCCGTGTCTGTCCGCGCACGCCGAGGGCCGTGCCCAGGTGGCGGACGAGGCGACCATCCGGTCCCGGTGGCCGGCGTTCTACGACGGGCTGGTGACCCGGACGCCGATCCGCGGGGTCATCTCACTGCCGCTGGAGGACGAGCTGCGCGGCGTCGGGGCGCTGGACCTCTACACGGTCCCACCGGGGGGCGTCACCGCGCTCAGCCTCGCGGACGCGCTGGAGATCGGCGCCGAGGTGACCGCGGTGCTCCGGGCGCACAGCCGGGCGGCTCGTCCGCACAGCGACGGGCCGGTGTGGTTGGACGCACCGGCCGCCGAGCGGCGATCGGTGGTCTGGATGGCCATGGGTGTCCTCAACGCCGCTCTCGACGTCAGCAGCACCGACGCGCTGGCGCTCCTGAGGGCCCACGCCTATGCGCACGGCGAGGACCTCGACGAACTCGCCCGACGCGTGGTCGAACGCGAGATCCCCCTCGACACCCTCGCGGCGTAG
- a CDS encoding mandelate racemase/muconate lactonizing enzyme family protein: MRIQSVHEGVVPISSSIRNAWIDFSSMDCSIVAIVSDVVRDGEPVVGYGFNSNGRYSAGEILRRRILPRLTAAEPEALLDEAGELDPTRAWSIMMNNEKPGGHGERSVAVGVVDMALFDLAAKIAGQPLYRYLSDRYGDGQPDDEVFVYAAGGYYAPGKGLSDLQDEMRAFLDQGYRVVKMKIGGADLSEDLERIEAVLDVLDGDGSRLAVDVNGRFDLDTALRYGRAIEPYGLFWYEEVGDPLDYRLNAVLSEHYSGSIATGENLFSVQDARNLIRYGGMRPDRDYLQFDPALSYGLTEYLRTQQMLAEHGWSSRRCIPHGGHQFSLHIAAALKLGGNESYPGEFQPTGGFADDAVVRDSRVGLTEIPGIGFEGKKAFHAVLRRLHE, from the coding sequence GTGAGGATCCAGTCAGTCCACGAAGGGGTCGTCCCGATCAGCTCCTCGATCCGCAACGCGTGGATCGACTTCAGCTCGATGGACTGCTCGATCGTGGCGATCGTCAGCGACGTGGTGCGCGACGGGGAGCCGGTGGTCGGCTACGGCTTCAACTCCAACGGCCGCTACAGCGCCGGGGAGATCCTCCGTCGGCGGATCCTGCCGCGGCTCACGGCGGCCGAACCGGAGGCTCTGCTGGACGAGGCCGGGGAACTGGACCCCACCAGGGCCTGGTCGATCATGATGAACAACGAGAAGCCCGGTGGGCACGGTGAGCGTTCCGTCGCCGTCGGCGTCGTCGACATGGCTCTGTTCGACCTGGCCGCGAAGATCGCCGGCCAGCCGTTGTACCGGTACCTGTCGGACCGGTACGGCGACGGGCAGCCCGACGACGAGGTGTTCGTGTACGCCGCCGGCGGCTACTACGCCCCCGGGAAGGGTCTGAGCGACCTGCAGGACGAGATGCGCGCGTTCCTCGACCAGGGCTACCGCGTCGTGAAGATGAAGATCGGCGGCGCGGACCTGTCGGAGGACCTCGAGCGCATCGAGGCCGTCCTGGACGTCCTCGACGGTGATGGCTCCCGGCTGGCGGTCGACGTCAACGGCCGCTTCGACCTGGACACCGCGTTGCGCTACGGCCGCGCGATCGAGCCCTACGGCCTCTTCTGGTACGAGGAGGTCGGCGACCCGCTGGACTACCGACTGAACGCGGTGTTGTCCGAGCACTACAGCGGCTCCATCGCGACGGGCGAGAACCTGTTCTCCGTCCAGGACGCCCGCAACCTCATCCGCTACGGCGGCATGCGCCCGGACCGGGACTACCTGCAGTTCGACCCTGCCCTCAGCTACGGCCTCACCGAGTACCTGCGCACCCAGCAGATGCTCGCCGAGCACGGCTGGTCCTCCCGCCGGTGCATCCCGCACGGCGGCCACCAGTTCTCCCTGCACATCGCCGCCGCCCTCAAGCTCGGCGGTAACGAGTCCTACCCCGGGGAGTTCCAGCCGACCGGCGGCTTCGCCGACGATGCCGTGGTCCGCGACAGTCGAGTCGGACTCACCGAGATCCCGGGCATCGGCTTCGAGGGCAAGAAGGCCTTCCATGCCGTGTTGCGCAGGCTCCACGAGTGA
- a CDS encoding isocitrate/isopropylmalate family dehydrogenase encodes MTGSIGVAPAADLDPEREFPSMFEPVHGSDPDVAGRGEADPLGAIRSAVMMLDHLGHPDASAELPAAAFGALADAVGTADLGGTADTAGSTRAVLDRAGTPAGVGA; translated from the coding sequence GTGACCGGCAGCATCGGCGTCGCGCCGGCGGCCGACCTCGACCCCGAGCGCGAGTTCCCGTCGATGTTCGAGCCGGTCCACGGCTCGGATCCCGACGTCGCCGGGCGGGGCGAGGCCGACCCGCTGGGCGCCATCCGGTCGGCGGTCATGATGCTCGACCACCTGGGACACCCCGACGCCAGCGCCGAGCTGCCCGCCGCCGCCTTCGGCGCGCTGGCCGACGCCGTTGGCACCGCCGACCTCGGCGGAACGGCGGACACCGCCGGCTCCACGCGCGCGGTTCTCGACCGGGCGGGCACCCCGGCCGGCGTGGGCGCATGA
- a CDS encoding isocitrate/isopropylmalate family dehydrogenase yields MTRHRIALVPGDGIGAEVLPPAQALLDAVGRRHGMKFADDSFDWSCERYLVEGAMMPDDGLDRIRHHDAVLWGAVGWPGVPDHVSLWGLLIPIRRTFQQYVDLRPVTVLAGVPNSLRSTGAGGVDLVVVRENVEGEYSETGGRLGRGTADELAVQEAVFTPHGRHPRRPPTR; encoded by the coding sequence ATGACGCGCCACCGCATCGCCCTCGTCCCCGGTGATGGCATCGGCGCCGAGGTGCTGCCTCCCGCTCAGGCGCTGCTCGACGCCGTCGGCCGCCGCCACGGCATGAAGTTCGCCGACGACTCCTTCGACTGGTCCTGCGAGCGGTACCTGGTCGAAGGCGCGATGATGCCCGACGACGGCCTGGACCGGATCCGCCACCACGACGCGGTGCTGTGGGGTGCGGTCGGCTGGCCTGGCGTGCCCGACCACGTGTCCCTGTGGGGGCTGCTCATCCCGATCCGGCGCACCTTTCAGCAGTACGTCGACCTGCGCCCGGTCACAGTGCTCGCCGGCGTACCCAACTCGCTGCGCTCCACCGGCGCGGGGGGCGTCGACCTCGTCGTGGTCCGGGAGAACGTCGAGGGCGAGTACTCCGAGACCGGCGGCCGGCTGGGCCGCGGCACCGCCGACGAACTGGCGGTGCAGGAGGCGGTCTTCACCCCGCACGGGCGTCACCCGCGTCGTCCACCTACGCGGTGA
- a CDS encoding LysR family transcriptional regulator has translation MDTRQLRYFLAVVDAGSVHRAAEQLYVAQPSVSQALRVLERDLGSQLFHRTGRRLVLTAAGRALIGPAREVMRGLDLARATVEAVEGLLGGELIIATMPSQSVSPLTGMIAAFAGRHPLVQLTVRGASTPTDVQEMLATGAAELGLVATAPSAPASPELMVLHLETQRFALLAKDAAALPAGDPVRPADLAGRALIVGQQGTGMRRVADTVRRQTPDIRFAVEVEHREAVLPLVLTGVGIAIVPDSWQALARSAGAAVRALDCPDVLQVSLVYRSGRLSPAAAAFLELTQAVGDPSG, from the coding sequence GTGGACACCCGGCAGCTGCGGTACTTCCTCGCCGTGGTCGACGCCGGCAGCGTGCACCGGGCGGCCGAGCAGCTCTACGTCGCCCAGCCCTCGGTCTCCCAGGCGCTGCGGGTGCTGGAGCGGGACCTCGGCAGTCAGCTGTTCCACCGCACCGGACGGCGTCTGGTGCTCACCGCTGCCGGACGGGCACTGATCGGTCCTGCCCGCGAGGTGATGCGCGGACTGGACCTGGCCCGGGCGACCGTGGAGGCCGTCGAGGGACTGCTGGGCGGTGAGTTGATCATCGCGACGATGCCCTCGCAGTCGGTCAGCCCGCTCACCGGCATGATCGCCGCCTTCGCTGGCCGGCATCCGTTGGTGCAGCTCACCGTCCGCGGAGCGAGCACGCCCACCGACGTGCAGGAGATGCTCGCCACCGGCGCCGCCGAACTCGGGTTGGTGGCCACCGCTCCCTCCGCGCCGGCGTCGCCGGAGCTGATGGTCCTGCACCTGGAGACCCAGCGCTTCGCCCTCCTGGCGAAGGACGCGGCGGCGCTGCCGGCCGGGGACCCCGTGCGCCCGGCCGATCTCGCCGGCCGCGCGCTCATCGTCGGCCAGCAGGGGACCGGGATGCGCCGGGTGGCTGACACGGTGCGCCGGCAGACCCCCGACATCCGGTTCGCGGTCGAGGTGGAGCACCGGGAGGCGGTGTTGCCGCTCGTGCTGACAGGGGTCGGGATCGCCATCGTCCCTGACTCGTGGCAGGCACTCGCCCGGTCGGCCGGTGCAGCCGTCCGCGCGCTGGACTGCCCTGACGTCCTTCAGGTGTCTCTGGTGTACCGGTCAGGCCGGCTCAGCCCGGCCGCCGCGGCCTTCCTCGAGCTGACGCAGGCGGTCGGGGACCCGTCCGGCTGA
- a CDS encoding MFS transporter: MSAESPDRSRTSAASPAGRRLGLSLLVIATAQLMLVLDDSIANIALPSIQADLGVSAADLPWVINAYVLVFGALLLFGGRVGDLFGRRRVLRISLAVFVAASLLGGLAPNTGLLIAARALQGLGAALAAPNALALIVTTFPIGKARNSAMAVYGAMSAVGIVAGVLLGGALTGLLDWRWVFFINIPIGLAVLAGTGALPAGGRGRGRLDTSGAVSGTGAMVGLVYGITRAGEHGWTDAVTLVAFAVAAVLLAVFLVLQGRTAQPLLPLGLFADRNRAGSYATILFIGAGLMGSFYLLALFLQQVLQFGALTTGLASLPFAAGIILASGVSSELVERLAPRVVAAPGLVLAAGGMFWLSTLTVDSSYAGHVMPALFLTSFGLGLAFVPLTLTAVHRVAEDRAGVASALVNTAQQIGAALGLAVLTTVSTAAADEQLPGAAQVLHQGLAVDDPGAVARAGEALALGYTTGFLTGAGLLLAAAVLVAATVATRGTQRAAETADAVRAAA, encoded by the coding sequence ATGTCAGCCGAATCGCCCGACCGGTCGCGGACCTCCGCGGCTTCCCCCGCCGGCCGACGGCTGGGCCTGTCTCTGCTCGTGATCGCCACGGCTCAGCTGATGCTGGTCCTCGACGACAGCATCGCCAACATCGCGCTGCCGAGCATCCAGGCCGATCTGGGTGTCTCCGCGGCCGACCTGCCGTGGGTGATCAACGCCTACGTGCTCGTCTTCGGCGCGCTGCTGCTGTTCGGGGGGCGCGTCGGTGACCTGTTCGGCCGGCGGCGGGTGCTGCGGATCAGCCTCGCTGTCTTCGTCGCCGCGTCGCTGCTCGGCGGCCTCGCGCCGAACACGGGACTGCTGATCGCCGCCCGCGCCCTGCAGGGACTGGGAGCGGCGCTGGCCGCGCCGAACGCGCTGGCACTGATCGTCACCACCTTCCCGATCGGCAAGGCCCGCAACTCCGCGATGGCCGTCTACGGCGCCATGTCCGCGGTCGGCATCGTCGCCGGCGTGCTCCTCGGCGGGGCGCTCACCGGGTTGCTCGACTGGCGGTGGGTGTTCTTCATCAACATCCCCATCGGGCTGGCGGTGCTCGCCGGCACCGGCGCCCTGCCCGCGGGCGGCCGCGGCCGCGGCCGGCTGGACACCTCAGGTGCGGTGAGCGGCACCGGCGCGATGGTCGGGCTGGTCTACGGCATCACCCGCGCCGGCGAGCACGGCTGGACCGACGCGGTGACCCTGGTCGCGTTCGCCGTCGCCGCCGTGCTGCTGGCCGTGTTCCTGGTGCTGCAGGGGCGCACCGCGCAGCCGCTGCTGCCGCTGGGCCTGTTCGCCGACCGCAACCGGGCCGGCTCCTACGCCACGATCCTGTTCATCGGCGCCGGCCTGATGGGCTCGTTCTACCTGCTGGCGCTGTTCCTGCAGCAGGTGCTGCAGTTCGGGGCGTTGACGACCGGCCTGGCCTCCCTGCCCTTCGCCGCCGGCATCATCCTGGCCTCGGGTGTCAGCTCCGAGCTGGTCGAGCGCCTCGCGCCGCGGGTCGTGGCCGCGCCCGGTCTGGTGCTGGCCGCCGGCGGCATGTTCTGGCTGTCGACGCTGACCGTGGACTCCTCCTATGCCGGCCACGTCATGCCGGCGCTGTTCCTCACCTCGTTCGGTCTCGGGCTGGCGTTCGTGCCGCTGACCCTGACCGCCGTGCACCGGGTCGCCGAGGACCGGGCCGGCGTCGCCTCGGCGCTGGTCAACACCGCCCAGCAGATCGGCGCCGCGCTCGGCCTGGCTGTGCTGACCACCGTCTCCACCGCCGCAGCCGACGAGCAGCTGCCCGGTGCCGCCCAGGTGCTGCATCAGGGCCTGGCTGTCGACGATCCCGGCGCCGTGGCCCGGGCCGGCGAGGCGCTGGCGCTGGGTTACACCACCGGCTTCCTCACCGGAGCCGGCCTGCTGCTGGCCGCCGCCGTCCTCGTGGCCGCGACCGTGGCCACCCGGGGCACCCAGCGCGCCGCCGAGACCGCCGACGCGGTCAGGGCCGCCGCCTGA
- a CDS encoding HU family DNA-binding protein — translation MNKSDLIAKMTERLNGDRTTAVAAVNGVLEEIEGSVARGERVSLSGFGTFDRRERAPRLGRNPRTGEAIRVGASVIPVFRAGTGFKTMLTQADGVAMSPGSAAAEGGVAKAADERSQATTSGSPVGTVVVATDAAADGRKKAGKKAAKKARDQAAEKGSKSARKAAKKKARKKAAKSLH, via the coding sequence GTGAACAAGTCCGACCTCATCGCCAAGATGACCGAGCGGCTCAACGGGGATCGCACGACGGCCGTGGCTGCCGTCAACGGAGTGCTGGAGGAGATCGAGGGCAGCGTCGCCCGCGGTGAGCGGGTGTCGTTGAGCGGGTTCGGGACCTTCGACCGCCGCGAGCGGGCGCCACGTCTGGGACGCAACCCGCGAACCGGGGAGGCGATCCGGGTGGGCGCGTCCGTGATCCCGGTCTTCCGCGCCGGCACCGGGTTCAAGACCATGCTCACCCAAGCCGACGGCGTGGCGATGTCGCCCGGGTCGGCGGCCGCCGAGGGCGGCGTTGCGAAGGCCGCGGACGAGAGATCGCAGGCCACCACATCCGGATCCCCTGTGGGAACGGTCGTGGTTGCCACGGACGCAGCTGCGGACGGCAGGAAGAAGGCCGGCAAGAAGGCAGCCAAGAAGGCACGGGACCAGGCTGCGGAGAAGGGCAGCAAGAGCGCGCGCAAGGCGGCGAAGAAGAAGGCACGAAAGAAGGCGGCCAAGAGTCTTCACTGA
- a CDS encoding Ltp family lipoprotein, protein MDWNQQAALKAAQYLEYTSFSRQGLVDQLVFEGFTPAEAEFGASQAYDG, encoded by the coding sequence GTGGACTGGAACCAGCAGGCCGCCTTGAAGGCTGCGCAGTACCTCGAATACACCTCGTTCTCCCGCCAAGGCCTCGTTGACCAGCTGGTCTTCGAGGGCTTCACCCCTGCGGAGGCTGAATTCGGGGCGAGCCAGGCGTACGACGGCTGA
- a CDS encoding integrase core domain-containing protein, with protein MAAAGLQGSMGRVAAAGDNAAVESFWALLQKTILDWRRWRTRDALHNAVVFWIEHTYNRRRRQRGLGTLTPVEYELAVIDQDAAVAA; from the coding sequence TTGGCCGCCGCCGGGCTGCAGGGCTCGATGGGTCGCGTCGCCGCCGCCGGAGACAACGCCGCAGTGGAGTCGTTCTGGGCGCTGCTGCAGAAGACCATCCTCGACTGGCGGCGCTGGCGCACCCGCGACGCGCTCCACAACGCGGTCGTGTTCTGGATCGAGCACACCTACAACCGCCGACGGCGCCAGCGCGGGCTCGGCACGCTCACTCCGGTCGAGTACGAACTCGCCGTCATCGACCAAGACGCCGCCGTCGCGGCATGA
- a CDS encoding S66 family peptidase: MTTRLTYPPKPRPGDRVAVLSPSAALPAVFPIPFELGLRRLRTEFALDPVEFATTRMLGASPQQRAEDLHAAFADPQIAAVLISIGGDDQLKVLRHLDAQLLAAHPKPVFGYSDATNLLHYLWRLGIVGYHGGAVMVQWGRPGAMHPLTRESLRRALFEPGEWELPEPDAFTDADPDWAEPAALTTAPVLEPAPAWSWYGPARRVSGPGWGGCLEIIDFQLRTGRWMQPDEEYAGAVLLLETSEELPSASFVARVLMCLGERGLLGQFAAVLVGRAKARFLGTPHPPEQRQAYREQQHQAVLAALTEYAPDAVVVLDVDFGHTDPQLVLPHGGEITVDGRARKITVRY; the protein is encoded by the coding sequence GTGACCACCCGTCTCACCTATCCGCCCAAGCCCCGGCCGGGTGATCGGGTGGCGGTGCTGTCGCCGTCGGCTGCGCTACCGGCGGTCTTTCCGATCCCGTTCGAGCTGGGTCTGCGCCGGTTGCGGACGGAGTTCGCGCTGGACCCGGTGGAGTTCGCGACCACCCGCATGCTGGGAGCGTCTCCGCAGCAGCGAGCGGAGGACCTGCACGCCGCCTTCGCCGATCCCCAGATCGCCGCGGTGCTGATCAGCATCGGTGGAGACGATCAGCTCAAGGTGTTGCGCCATCTCGATGCGCAGCTGCTGGCCGCGCATCCCAAGCCGGTGTTCGGCTACAGCGACGCCACCAACCTGCTGCACTACCTGTGGCGGCTGGGGATCGTCGGGTACCACGGCGGCGCGGTCATGGTCCAGTGGGGCCGACCGGGGGCGATGCACCCGCTGACCCGGGAGTCGCTGCGCCGGGCGCTGTTCGAGCCGGGGGAGTGGGAGCTGCCGGAGCCGGACGCCTTCACGGACGCGGATCCGGACTGGGCCGAGCCGGCCGCCCTGACGACCGCGCCCGTGCTGGAGCCCGCCCCGGCCTGGTCCTGGTATGGCCCCGCACGGCGGGTCAGCGGTCCGGGCTGGGGAGGCTGCCTGGAGATCATCGACTTCCAGCTGCGCACCGGCCGCTGGATGCAACCGGATGAGGAGTACGCCGGCGCGGTGCTGCTGTTGGAGACCTCCGAGGAGTTGCCCTCGGCGAGCTTCGTGGCCCGGGTGCTGATGTGCCTGGGCGAACGGGGCCTGCTCGGCCAGTTCGCCGCCGTGCTGGTCGGCCGGGCGAAGGCCCGCTTCCTCGGGACGCCGCACCCTCCTGAGCAGCGGCAGGCCTACCGGGAGCAACAGCACCAGGCCGTGCTGGCAGCGCTGACCGAGTACGCGCCGGATGCGGTTGTGGTGCTCGACGTGGACTTCGGCCACACAGACCCCCAGCTCGTTCTTCCGCACGGCGGCGAGATCACCGTCGACGGCCGGGCCCGGAAGATCACCGTCCGGTACTGA
- a CDS encoding NAD(P)/FAD-dependent oxidoreductase, which produces MRHHVCTLCLHVLGFATFVVSAPPSGRCDMHENQHDVIVVGARCAGSSTAMLLARYGYRVLLVDRSTFPSDTVSTHLIHPPGVAALQRWGLLDRVITTGCPPIDTYAFDFGPFTLSGSPGDADFPVAYAPRRTALDELLVDAAAESGAEVREGFTVNELVTENGAVVGIRGHGRNERRTVDERARVVVGADGLHSLVARLVRPEQYHEHPPLLCGYYAYWSDLPMDGRWEAYDRPNRAFAAWATNDDLTLVIAGWPYREFEANKKDLEGNYLQTLALARPFAERLRTATRQTRLVGAVVPNFFRKPYGPGWVLVGDAGYNKDFITAQGIQDAFHDAELCATAVHETFSAGRPFDAALGEYQSRRDERVLPMYEFTLDLAALEPPPPELRRLLAAVHGNQEAMDRFARVNAGVESPADFFAPDNVDRILAAAEQPPGHRASDGPGAVS; this is translated from the coding sequence ATGCGGCACCACGTCTGCACGCTCTGTCTCCACGTACTGGGTTTCGCTACGTTCGTGGTCTCAGCTCCACCGTCTGGGCGGTGCGACATGCACGAGAACCAACACGACGTCATCGTCGTCGGAGCCCGGTGTGCCGGATCCTCCACCGCGATGCTGCTGGCCCGCTACGGATACAGGGTTCTACTCGTCGACCGTTCGACCTTCCCCAGCGACACCGTCTCCACCCATCTGATCCATCCCCCGGGCGTGGCGGCGCTGCAGCGCTGGGGCCTCCTCGACCGGGTCATCACCACGGGATGTCCACCGATCGACACCTACGCGTTCGACTTCGGGCCCTTCACGCTCTCCGGGTCACCGGGGGACGCGGACTTCCCGGTCGCGTACGCCCCGCGGCGGACAGCGCTGGACGAGCTGCTGGTCGATGCGGCAGCCGAGTCGGGCGCCGAGGTCCGGGAGGGCTTCACGGTCAACGAACTGGTCACCGAGAACGGCGCAGTCGTCGGCATCCGCGGCCACGGCAGGAACGAGCGCCGCACTGTCGACGAGCGCGCCCGAGTGGTGGTCGGCGCGGACGGCCTGCACTCGCTCGTGGCCCGCCTCGTGCGACCGGAGCAGTACCACGAGCACCCGCCGCTGCTGTGCGGGTACTACGCCTACTGGAGCGACCTGCCGATGGACGGCCGCTGGGAGGCGTACGACCGCCCGAATCGTGCCTTCGCCGCATGGGCCACGAACGACGACCTGACGCTGGTCATCGCCGGCTGGCCGTACCGCGAGTTCGAGGCCAACAAGAAGGACCTCGAGGGCAACTACCTGCAGACGCTCGCACTGGCTCGGCCGTTCGCCGAGCGGCTGCGCACGGCCACCCGCCAGACCCGCCTCGTCGGCGCCGTCGTGCCCAACTTCTTCCGCAAGCCCTACGGGCCCGGCTGGGTCCTGGTGGGCGACGCCGGGTACAACAAGGACTTCATCACGGCGCAGGGCATACAGGACGCCTTCCACGACGCGGAACTGTGCGCCACCGCCGTGCACGAGACCTTCTCCGCGGGGCGTCCGTTCGACGCCGCCCTGGGCGAGTACCAGTCCCGACGGGATGAACGGGTCCTCCCGATGTACGAGTTCACCTTGGATCTCGCGGCTCTGGAACCGCCGCCGCCTGAGCTCCGGCGCCTGCTCGCCGCCGTCCACGGCAACCAAGAGGCGATGGACCGGTTCGCACGGGTCAACGCCGGGGTCGAGTCACCAGCGGACTTCTTCGCACCGGACAACGTCGACCGCATCCTGGCCGCAGCCGAGCAGCCACCGGGTCATCGCGCGTCGGACGGCCCGGGCGCGGTCAGCTGA
- a CDS encoding GYD domain-containing protein, translating into MPRYLFIGNYSPQGSKALLTAGGTARRAAIETMVSELGGRVESFDFAFGSDDVYSIVELPDTRTATAAALTVNGSGAASVRTVVLMTPEEVDAAGQVQPNYQPPTS; encoded by the coding sequence ATGCCTCGCTACCTGTTCATCGGCAACTACTCACCGCAGGGCTCGAAGGCGCTCCTGACGGCCGGCGGCACCGCTCGCCGAGCCGCCATCGAGACGATGGTCTCGGAGCTGGGCGGTCGGGTGGAGAGCTTCGACTTCGCGTTCGGGTCCGACGACGTCTACTCGATCGTCGAGCTGCCCGACACCCGGACGGCGACCGCCGCCGCGCTCACGGTGAACGGCAGTGGCGCCGCCAGCGTGCGCACCGTCGTCCTCATGACCCCCGAGGAGGTCGACGCGGCGGGCCAGGTGCAGCCGAACTACCAGCCGCCCACCTCCTAG
- a CDS encoding alpha/beta hydrolase fold domain-containing protein has product MTAVEPHPPIDPELEAVWPTLVEAGLTWTNVTPDQIPHLRELFLADQPTDDFLRRGGTIEVEERSIPGPEGAPELPALILRPAGRTGPLPCLYYTANGGKILRSTRLAITDLELDWIADLGVVMISVAPRVGPEDPHPAQVEDAYAGLVWTAEHAADLGIEADRIFIFGKSGGGGVAAATALMARDRNGPALAHQILIYPMIDDRETTISSKFEDVLWDRATNRTGWSAILGDTVGGPDVSPYAAPARATDLSGLPPTYLETGSSEVFRDEILDYGTRLAQAGVPIELHSWAGGFHGFELFAPDAEVSRAAVAARTSYLRRAVRPAKTPTAPV; this is encoded by the coding sequence ATGACGGCTGTGGAACCCCACCCGCCGATCGATCCAGAACTCGAGGCCGTGTGGCCGACGCTGGTCGAGGCTGGGCTGACGTGGACGAACGTGACACCGGATCAGATCCCGCACCTGCGGGAACTCTTCCTGGCCGATCAGCCGACCGACGACTTCCTCCGTCGCGGCGGGACCATCGAAGTCGAGGAGCGCTCCATCCCCGGCCCCGAGGGAGCACCCGAGCTGCCGGCTCTCATCCTGAGGCCGGCCGGGCGCACCGGCCCCCTCCCATGCCTCTACTACACGGCCAACGGCGGCAAGATCCTCCGGTCGACCCGGCTGGCGATCACCGACCTCGAGCTGGACTGGATCGCCGACCTGGGGGTCGTGATGATCAGCGTGGCGCCTCGTGTCGGACCGGAGGATCCGCATCCGGCCCAAGTCGAGGATGCCTACGCCGGCCTGGTCTGGACGGCCGAGCACGCTGCCGACCTCGGAATCGAGGCCGACCGCATCTTCATCTTCGGCAAGAGCGGTGGAGGTGGCGTGGCCGCGGCCACGGCGCTGATGGCCCGCGACCGGAACGGTCCCGCCCTGGCCCACCAGATCCTCATCTACCCGATGATCGATGACCGGGAGACCACGATCTCGAGCAAGTTCGAGGATGTCCTGTGGGACCGCGCCACCAACCGGACCGGCTGGTCAGCCATTCTCGGCGACACCGTCGGCGGACCAGACGTCAGCCCGTACGCTGCCCCGGCCCGAGCAACAGACCTCAGCGGACTGCCGCCCACCTATCTGGAGACCGGCTCGTCGGAGGTCTTCCGGGACGAGATCCTCGACTACGGAACGCGGCTGGCACAGGCTGGCGTGCCGATCGAGCTTCACTCCTGGGCGGGCGGATTCCACGGCTTCGAGCTCTTCGCACCGGACGCCGAGGTCTCCCGTGCAGCCGTTGCTGCGCGAACGAGCTACCTGCGGCGCGCTGTGCGGCCAGCCAAGACCCCAACCGCTCCGGTGTAG
- a CDS encoding helix-turn-helix domain-containing protein, with product MDLRERVVAAVDAGLTQSQAAAVFGVSLRSVERYLARRRATGILAASEQRHGPGADGAPPAAGLAARSAGRRGRCHAGRARGGVPRRQR from the coding sequence ATGGATCTGCGGGAGCGGGTGGTGGCCGCGGTCGATGCGGGGCTGACCCAGTCGCAGGCGGCGGCGGTGTTCGGGGTGTCGTTGCGGAGCGTGGAGCGGTACCTGGCCCGCCGGCGGGCGACCGGCATTCTGGCGGCGAGCGAGCAGCGGCACGGGCCGGGAGCCGACGGTGCGCCGCCGGCTGCTGGCCTGGCTGCCCGCTCGGCTGGACGCCGCGGCCGATGCCACGCTGGCCGAGCACGTGGCGGCGTTCCTCGCCGCCAGCGGTGA